One Brassica oleracea var. oleracea cultivar TO1000 chromosome C7, BOL, whole genome shotgun sequence genomic window carries:
- the LOC106306005 gene encoding LOW QUALITY PROTEIN: myosin-6-like (The sequence of the model RefSeq protein was modified relative to this genomic sequence to represent the inferred CDS: deleted 1 base in 1 codon), which translates to MAGNFNPTVGSCVWVEDPDEAWIDGEVVEVNGQEIKVLCTSGKHVVTKASSVYPKDTEAPASGVDDMTRLAYLHEPGVLQNLHSRYDINEIYTYTGSILIAVNPFRRLPHLYSSHMMAQYKGAALGELSPHPFAVADAAYRQMINDGVSQSILVSGESGAGKTESTKLLMRYLAYMGGRAASEGRSVEQKVLESNPVLEAFGNAKTVRNNNSSRFGKFVEIQFDEKGRISGAAIRTYLLERSRVCQVSDPERNYHCFYMLCAAPKEDVQRYKLGEPKTYHYLNQSKCLAVESINDAEEYQATRRAMEVVGISTEEQDAIFSVVAAILHLGNIEFSKGAEIDSSIPKDEKSLFHLKTAAELLSCDEKLLEDSLCKRIMVTRDETITKTLDPEAATLSRDALAKVMYSRLFDWLVDKINTSIGQDPHSKYLIGVLDIYGFESFKTNSFEQFCINLTNEKLQQHFNQHVFKMEQEEYKKEEINWSYIEFVDNQDILDLIEKKPGGIIALLDEACMFPRSTHETFAQKLYQTFKNHKRFAKPKLARSDFTICHYAGDVTYQTDLFLDKNKDYVIAEHQALLNSSSCSFVASLFPPMSDDSNKSKFSSIGTRFKQQLVSLLEILNTTEPHYIRCIKPNNLLKPGIFENENILQQLRCGGVMEAIRISCAGYPTRKHFDEFLDRFGILAPEVLVKNSDDPDACKKLLAKVGLEGYQIGKTKVFLRAGQMADLDTRRTEVLGRSASIIQRKVRSYLAKKSFILLRNAAKQIQSVCRGYLARSVYEGMRREAAALRIQRDLRMFLARKAYTELFSAAVSVQAGMRGMVARNDLCFRRQTKAAIIIQTWCRGYLARLHYRKLKKATITTQCAWRSKIARGELRKLKMAARETGALQAAKNKLEKQVEELTWRLQLEKRMRTDLEEAKKQESAKAQSSLEELELRCKETEALLIKEREAAKKVSEIAPVIKEVPVVDNELMEKITSENEKLKEMVSSLEMKIDETEKKIQETTKISQDRLKQALEAESKLVKLTTAMQRLEEKILDMEAEKKVMRQQTIASTPVRTALGHPPTAPIKNLENGHHTNLESEFNEAEFATPIDGNAGKSAAERQIMDVDALIDCVKDNIGFSDNGKPVAAFTIYKCLLHWKCFESEKTNVFDRLIQMIGSAIENEDDNSHLAYWLTSTSALLFLLEKSLKTSGSGATQSKKPPASTSLFGRMAMSFRSSPASGNLAAAAEAAANAVIRPVEAKYPALLFKQQLAAYVEKMFGMVRDNLKKELSTLLSLCIQAPRTSKGGMLRSGRSFGKDSPAVHWQSIIDCLNSLLVTLKGNHVPLVLIQKIYSQTFSFINVQLFNSLLLRKECCTFSNGEFVKSGLAELELWCCQAKEYAGPSWEELKQIRQAVGFLVIHQKYRISYDEIAHDLCPGLSVQQLYRICTLYWDDSYNTRSVSQEVISSMRALMTEESNDADSDSFLLDDDSSIPFSIEDISSSMQEKDFVGIKPAEELLEIRLLYSCTKKLMKVEKLRF; encoded by the exons ATG GCCGGTAACTTCAATCCTACAGTTGGGTCGTGTGTGTGGGTGGAGGACCCTGACGAAGCATGGATTGATGGTGAAGTTGTAGAGGTGAACGGCCAAGAGATCAAAGTGCTTTGCACTTCAGGGAAACAT GTTGTTACAAAAGCATCTAGTGTTTATCCGAAAGATACGGAAGCGCCAGCATCTGGAGTGGACGATATGACAAGACTTGCTTATTTGCATGAACCCGGAGTTCTACAGAATTTGCATTCAAGATATGATATAAATGAGATTTAT ACTTATACAGGAAGTATACTGATTGCTGTTAATCCGTTTAGAAGACTCCCCCATCTTTACAGTAGCCACATGATGGCACAGTATAAAGGAGCTGCCTTAGGGGAGCTGAGTCCACATCCATTCGCCGTCGCAGATGCTGCATATAG ACAGATGATAAATGACGGAGTAAGTCAGTCTATTCTGGTTAGTGGAGAGAGTGGTGCTGGTAAAACTGAAAGCACGAAGTTGCTAATGAGATATCTTGCTTATATGGGAGGGAGAGCTGCTTCTGAGGGAAGGAGTGTTGAACAGAAAGTGTTGGAG TCTAATCCTGTGCTAGAAGCATTCGGAAATGCAAAGACTGTTAGGAACAACAATTCCAG TCGTTTTGGTAAGTTTGTGGAGATTCAGTTTGACGAAAAGGGAAGGATATCAGGAGCTGCCATAAGAACTTATTTGCTGGAAAGATCACGTGTTTGTCAGGTCTCTGATCCTGAAAGAAACTATCACTGTTTCTACATGCTTTGTGCTGCTCCAAAAGAA GATGTGCAGAGATACAAGCTGGGCGAACCAAAGACATATCACTATCTCAATCAATCTAAATGTCTAGCGGTGGAGAGTATAAATGATGCGGAGGAATACCAAGCCACAAGACGGGCTATGGAAGTGGTTGGGATCAGTACTGAGGAGCAG GATGCGATTTTCAGCGTTGTGGCTGCCATTCTCCATCTCGGGAATATCGAGTTTTCTAAGGGAGCAGAGATTGATTCATCGATTCCCAAAGATGAAAAATCATTGTTTCACCTGAAAACTGCAGCTGAGCTTCTCAG CTGCGATGAAAAGTTACTTGAGGATTCACTATGCAAGCGTATCATGGTAACTCGTGATGAAACCATCACAAAAACTCTTGATCCAGAAGCTGCTACTCTTAGTAGAGATGCTTTGGCTAAAGTCATGTACTCGCGGTTGTTTGACTG GCTTGTTGACAAGATTAATACCTCAATTGGTCAAGATCCTCACTCGAAGTACTTGATTGGTGTTCTCGATATTTATGGATTCGAGAGTTTCAAGACAAACAG TTTTGAGCAATTTTGCATCAATCTGACCAATGAAAAACTTCAGCAACATTTTAATCAG CATGTCTTTAAGATGGAGCAAGAGGAATATAAGAAGGAGGAGATCAACTGGAGCTATATAGAGTTCGTAGACAATCAAGATATCTTAGACCTGATAGAAAAG AAACCTGGAGGTATTATTGCTCTGCTGGATGAAGCTTG CATGTTTCCAAGGTCAACGCATGAAACTTTTGCACAGAAACTATACCAAACATTCAAAAACCACAAGCGCTTTGCCAAACCAAAATTGGCTCGTAGTGACTTCACAATCTGTCATTACGCTGGTGAT GTCACTTATCAGACAGATCTTTTCCTGGACAAGAACAAAGATTACGTTATTGCTGAGCATCAAGCGTTGTTAAATTCTTCTAGTTGTTCCTTTGTAGCAAGTTTGTTCCCACCTATGTCTGACGATTCCAACAAATCAAAGTTCTCATCTATAGGTACTCGTTTCAAG CAACAATTGGTATCGTTGCTCGAGATTCTTAATACCACGGAGCCACACTATATTCGCTGTATCAAACCAAATAACCTTCTGAAGCCTGGAATCTTTGAGAACGAAAATATTTTGCAGCAATTACGTTGTGGG GGAGTGATGGAAGCTATCAGGATTAGTTGTGCTGGCTATCCTACCAGGAAACATTTCGATGAATTCTTGGACAGATTTGGTATTCTTGCTCCAGAAGTGTTGGTCAAGAA CTCTGATGACCCTGATGCGTGCAAGAAGCTTCTGGCGAAAGTGGGACTCGAAGGTTATCAG ATTGGCAAGACAAAAGTATTTCTGAGGGCTGGACAAATGGCAGACTTGGATACCCGAAGGACTGAAGTCTTGGGAAGATCCGCAAGCATTATCCAGAGAAAAGTTCGGTCGTATCTTGCTAAAAAGAGTTTCATCCTTCTGCGTAATGCTGCTAAGCAAATTCAATCAGTTTGCAGAG GTTATCTTGCTAGAAGTGTATATGAAGGCATGCGCAGGGAAGCTGCTGCTTTAAGAATCCAGAGAGACTTACGTATGTTTCTGGCTAGGAAGGCTTACACAGAGCTATTTTCTGCTGCTGTGTCCGTCCAAGCTGGTATGCGTGGTATGGTTGCCCGTAACGATCTGTGTTTCAGAAGGCAGACGAAAGCAGCAATAATAATTCAG ACTTGGTGCCGTGGATACTTGGCCCGTCTACATTACAGAAAACTAAAGAAAGCAACTATCACGACACAATGTGCATGGAGATCAAAGATTGCTCGTGGAGAACTTCGGAAGCTTAAGATG GCTGCTCGAGAAACTGGAGCACTTCAAGCAGCCAAGAACAAGCTAGAGAAGCAAGTTGAAGAGCTGACATGGAGATTGCAGCTAGAAAAACGGATGAGG ACTGACCTGGAAGAGGCCAAGAAACAAGAAAGTGCAAAAGCGCAGTCTTCTTTGGAGGAATTGGAACTTAGGTGCAAAGAAACTGAGGCATTGCTTATTAAAGAGCGTGAAGCTGCCAAGAAAGTTTCAGAGATTGCCCCGGTTATTAAAGAGGTCCCTGTGGTTGATAATGAACTAATGGAGAAGATCACAAGTGAAAATGAAAAGCTGAAG GAGATGGTGAGTTCACTGGAAATGAAAATTGATGAGACAGAGAAGAAAATTCAAGAGACAACCAAAATTAGCCAGGATAGATTGAAGCAAGCATTGGAGGCTGAATCTAAACTAGTGAAGTTGACGACTGCAATGCAAAG GCTTGAAGAGAAAATCTTAGACATGGAAGCTGAGAAAAAAGTTATGCGTCAGCAAACAATCGCAAGCACTCCTGTGAGGACTGCTCTTGGACATCCTCCAACTGCGCCTATTAAG AATTTGGAAAACGGCCACCATACAAACTTGGAAAGCGAGTTCAAT GAAGCCGAGTTTGCAACACCAATTGATGGCAATGCTGGGAAATCTGCTGCAGAACGTCAAATT ATGGATGTCGATGCTCTCATTGACTGTGTAAAAGACAACATCGGTTTCAGTGATAATGGGAAACCTGTGGCTGCCTTTACGATATACAAGTGTCTTCTTCACTGGAAGTGTTTCGAATCTGAGAAGACCAATGTGTTTGATCGTCTGATTCAGATGATTGGTTCCGCGATTGAG AATGAAGATGACAATAGTCACTTGGCGTATTGGTTGACAAGCACATCGGCGCTATTATTTTTGCTTGAGAAAAGTCTTAAAACCAGTGGCAGCGGAGCAACACAAAGCAAGAAGCCACCTGCTTCAACTTCTTTGTTTGGAAGGATGGCCATG AGCTTCCGCTCATCACCCGCTTCAGGCAACCTCGCTGCTGCAGCTGAAGCCGCTGCTAACGCAGTGATCCGTCCAGTGGAGGCGAAGTACCCGGCTCTGCTTTTTAAGCAACAGCTTGCAGCCTATGTTGAGAAAATGTTCGGGATGGTTAGGGATAACTTGAAGAAAGAGTTGTCGACTTTACTTTCTTTATGCATTCAG GCACCGAGAACTTCTAAAGGAGGGATGTTGAGATCTGGCAGGTCATTTGGAAAAGATTCTCCTGCAGTTCACTGGCAAAGCATTATCGACTGTCTCAATTCGCTTCTTGTCACATTGAAAGGAAATCAT GTTCCTTTAGTACTCATCCAGAAGATATACTCTCAAACTTTCTCTTTCATCAACGTACAACTTTTCAACAG CCTTCTTCTGCGTAAAGAGTGCTGTACATTTAGCAATGGAGAATTTGTAAAATCCGGGCTTGCTGAGCTAGAGCTATGGTGTTGCCAAGCCAAAGAA TATGCTGGACCGTCTTGGGAAGAACTTAAACAAATCAGACAAGCCGTTGGATTCCTG GTTATACATCAGAAGTACAGAATCTCATACGATGAAATAGCACACGATCTTTGCCCG GGCCTCAGTGTCCAGCAGCTTTACCGTATTTGTACATTATACTGGGACGATAGCTATAACACCCGAAGCGTCTCTCAAGAA GTTATATCGAGCATGCGGGCACTCATGACAGAGGAATCCAATGATGCAGACAGTGATTCCTTCTTGTTGGATGATGATTCCAG CATTCCATTCTCAATCGAAGATATTTCAAGTTCGATGCAAGAGAAGGACTTTGTAGGAATCAAACCAGCAGAAGAGCTTCTTGAG ATCCGGCTTTTGTATTCTTGCACTAAGAAGCTCATGAAAGTTGAGAAGCTCAGATTCTAA